The DNA segment GGCATCGGGGCCACCGCGGCGTTGCGCAAGGGTGACGTCACCACGGCAACCCATCGCCCGCACGCCCAATATGTCGGTCTTGGGCTTCCCCTGGGCCCGACCATCGCGGAAATGATGGGCCGAGCCGACGGCCAATGCGGTGGCCGCGGTGGCCACATGCTCATCACCGATCCGGAGCACGGGTTGCTTGCTCCGTCGGGCATTGTCGGCCATTCCCTGCTGCTCGCGGTGGGCCACGCCTATTCCCAACTGCTGGCCGAAGACGGGCGGGTCACGCTGTGCGTCACCGGGGACGGCGCGGTGAACTCCGGCGCGTTCAACGAGGCCGCGAACATGGCCGCGGTCTGGCAGCTGCCGGTGGTGATCTTCGTGGAGAACAACCAGTATGCCCTGAGCGTCCGGCTGGACCAGCACGTTCGGGAGACCCAGTTGTATCGACGGGCTGCCGGCTATGGGATGCCCGGGGTGCGAGTCGACGGCAACGATGTCGAGGCGGTGTATCACGGTGTGCGCGACGCGGTGCACCGTGCGCGCGCCGGCGGCGGCCCGACCTTGGTGGAAGCCGTCACCTACCGCAACGCGCTGTTCTCGGGCTCCGATCGGGGCGGTTATCGCGATCCCGCGGAGGCCGAGCGGTGGCGAGATCCGTTGGTAGTGACCCGGCAGCGCCTGATTGATGCCGGCACCCCCATCGCGCGGGTGCGTGAGGTGGAGCGGGCGGCGCGCCGGCTGGTCGAGGACGCGGTGGCCTTCGCCAAGGCCAGTCCCTGGCCCGACCCGGCGGAACTGGTTGAGCAAGCGCGTAAATGGGACGGGAGAGCGGAGGCCGGCCGGTGGCTGCGATGACGCCGATGACATATGCCGAGGCGGTCAACGATGCGCTGCGTCAGGAGATGCGGCGCGACGAGCGGGTGGTCGTGCTCGGCGAAGACGTGGCGGCCTACGGCGGGATCTTCGGTGCCACCAAGGGATTGCTCGACGAGTTCGGTCCCCGGCGGGTGGTCGACACCCCGATCTCGGAGAACGGGATTGTCGGTGCCGCCATCGGCATGGCGATGGCGGGGCTGCGCCCGGTCGTGGAGATCATGTACAGCGATTTCCTGTGCCTGGCCCTCGACAGCCTGGCCAACGCGGCGGGGGTGTATCCCTTTGTGTCGCACGGCAAAGTCGGTGTTCCGCTGGTGGTGAGAACCCAGGGCGGTCCGGGCGGCGGCGCGGGTCCGCAGCACTCGAAATCACTTGAGCAGTGGACCGCGCACCTGCCGGGGCTCCACACCGTGATGCCAAGCGACGCCGCCGACGCGAAGGGGTTGCTGACCGCGGCGATCAGATCCGACGATCCCGTTGTGCTGTTCGAGCACAAGGGTTTGTACGCCAGCGAAGACCTGGTTCCCGAAGGGGAGCATGTTACGCCGCTCGGCACGGCACGTGTGCTCCATCACGGCAGCGACGTCACGATCATCGCCATGGCGGGAATGGTGCGCTACGCGCTCGACGCCGCGGCCAGCCTCTCGACGGCGGGCGTGCACGCCGAAGTGGTCGATGTGCGCTCACTGCGTCCGCTGGACACCGAGACGCTGGTCGCTTCGGCCCGCAAGACCGGACGCGTCGTGGTGGCCGCCGAGACCTGGCTGCGATACGGGCCCACCGCCGAGATCGCCGCGGTGATCGCCGAGGAGGCGTTCGAGGACCTGCACGCGCCGGTGGCCCGGGTCGGCGCACTGGCCGTGCCGTATCCGGCCAGCCCTCATTTGGAATCCGCGGTGCTGCGCGGCGGTGACCACATCGTGCGGGCCGCCCAGCGGCTGATGGCGACGCGACGGGCACGCGCCCGCGTCCCCGCGCGGGAGCACACATGAGCACATCCCTTGCCGGCAAGGTCGTCCTGGTCACCGGTGGCGGCAGCGGGATAGGCCGGTCCACCGCCTGCCGGTTCGCGCGTGCCGGCGCCACCGTGGTCGTCTCGGGCCGCACGCTCGAACCCCTGCGGGAAACCGTGTCACTGGTCACGGCCGAAGGCGGAACGGCCGAAGCGCTGCGGGCCAACACCGTCGACGAGGACGACGTGACCCAGCTGATCGACACCATCGTGAAACGCCATGGCGCATTGCACATCGCGTGCAACAACGCCGGGGTGCCCGGCGCCGGACGGGCCACCGACGGCTACTCGCTCGATCAGTGGAAGCACATCGTTGACACCAACCTGCAAGGCGTATGGCTGTCGATGAAGCACGAGATCGCGCACATGCGAACCAATTCCGGCGGAGCCATCGTCAACGTTGCGTCGATTGCCGGTGTCGTCGGCTACTACCACGCCGCACCCTATGCCGCCAGCAAGCACGGCGTGGTCGGCCTTACTCGCGCGGCCGCCATCGATCACGCGACCGAGGGGATCCGGGTCAACGCGGTATGCCCGGGGCCCGTCCTGACTCCGATGCTGGCCCAGGCCAAGGCGGAGCGGGGACCGCAGGCCGACGAGTTCTACCTGTCCCACATCCCGCTGGGACGGCTGGGAACACCCGAGGATGTGGCCAATGCGGTGGTCTGGCTGGCCTCCGATGAAGCCGCATACATCACCGGCCAGGCATTGGCGGTCGACGGCGGATGGACCGCCCAGTGAGCATCCACGAAAGCCGCCGCCAACACCTGGTTTTGGTGGACACCTACGGGCCGTCGGCGTCTCGGCTGGCGCCAGCGTTTCAGGCCGCCGGCTACCTGCCCATCAGGGTGCAAAGCACACCCGAGACGCCCCGGCTGTACCGCAACTGCCCCGATCCGTTCCGCTATACCTTCGAGTTCATCCACCGCGGCTCGGTGGCGGAGACGGTGAACGCTATCCTGCCGTTTCACCCGGTCGCGGTCATCGCGGGCTGCGACCATGGTGTCGAGCTGGCCGATGCGCTCAGCGAAGCCCTGCACCCGTTGACCGGCGCGCCCACCAACGGCACCGCGCTGAGCGCGGCGCGGCGCGACAAGTACCTCATGATCGAGCGGATCAAGGAATGCGGACTGCGCGGGGCTCGACAAATCACGGTGCACAGCGAAGACCAACTGTGGGAATGGCACACCCGCCTGGGTGGCATGGCCATCCTCAAACCGCTGCGCAGCGCCGCCAATGACGGGGTCAGCTGGTGTCGCACGCCCGAGGATTCCATCCGGGCTTTTCGCCGACTCAACGGCAGGACGAATGTCGTCAACCTGCCCAACGACGGTGTGGTGGCCCAGGAGTACCTGATCGGCGCGGAATACCTGGTCAACACGGTGAGTCGGGAAGGCCTGCATCACGTCTGCGACATCTGGAAAACACACCGCATCAGCGCCAACGGGGTGGCCGACCTGGTGGTGGCGTGCCACCTGTTGCCGTTCCGTGGGGAGGTCCAGGATCGGCTGGTGCCCTACGCCCTTGATGTGCTCGATGCCCTCGACATCCGTTACGGGGCAGCGCATATCGAGATCAAGATGACTCCCGACGGGCCCTGCCTGGTCGAAGTCGGTGCTCGGGTCGCAGGCCAGGACCTGCCCGGCTACACCGCCATGGCGACCGGGGAATCCCAGATTGAGTGGTTGGTGGACGCCTACACCGACCCCGACCGGTTCAGGCAACGCCATGGCCGGCCCTATGAGCTTGTCCGCAGTGTCGCCTGGGCGCTGATGGTCGCGCCGCGCAGCGGCGTGCTGGCCTGCTACCGCGGGTTGGATGCCATCAAAGCATTGGAAAGTTTTTATGAGATGCGGCTTTTGGTGCAACCCGGGCAACGGCTGCACCGCACGATCGACGACAGCACCTATCCGGTGTCGCTGACGCTGATGCACGAGGTCGACGAAATACTCCTTCGCGACCTTGCGACGCTGCGCTATCTCGACGGCGAAGGCTTCTATGAGCTCACCGATGGCCCCTAGTCCGTTCGTCCTGGAAGGTTCAACGTCGTGATCGTCGTGCTGTCCGCATGCCGTCCTCGGTTGGAAGATCACCTCACCAAACGGGGTGAGGAGATCATCGCGATAATTCCCGAAAGCATCCGTGAAGCACGGGAATCCGCTCATCCCGGGTATCCGATCCGGACCGTCGAGCACTTCGATGACTACACGACGCTCGCCGGCCTCGCGGTTGAACTCGAAGCGCTCGGCGTGACCGCGGTCGCCACCATCGACGAACCCTGCGTTCGGGCCGCCGCCTTCCTGCGAGGCTTACTGGACGTTCCCGGGCAGGACCACAACAGCGCGGTCGCGTGCACTGACAAGTGGATGATGAAGCGGCGCTTGAGCGCGGCGGGCATCCCGGTGGCCGAGCACCGACTGGTGCGAAATGCGTGGCAAATCCGCGCATTCCTCGACGAAACGGCCGCCGACATCGTCGTCAAGCCGCGCTACGGATTCGCCACCATCAACACCCATCGAGTCAGCCGGGACAACGTCGAGCAACTGGCATCGGCGGGCGCGTTCGATCCGCCGGCAGGACTTCCGGAATGGATCCACGCGACGTCTCTGGTGGCCGACATCGGACGGGTCGGCTGTCTGGCCGAGCGCTTCGTCGACGTTGTCGGCGAGTACCACTGCGAGCTGCTGCGCCACGAAGATGCGGAGGTGCACTGCCTGGCGGCCCGCTATTTCACGCCCGTGCTGTCCAACCACGCCTACGGGTCGGTGTTCTTGGACCCCGATTCCGATGAGGCGATCCGGGTATGCGAGCTGACCCGCGCGGCCGCGTCGGCGTTGGGCCTCACCCACGGATTCGGGCACTGCGAGATCTTGCGCGACCGAGACGGTAGATGGCTGTTGGGGGAGTTCGCCGCTCGGCCCGGCGGTCTGTTGATACCCCGCACCCTGCAACTCACCTACGGCGTCGACAACCTGGACCTGTTGGCCGACCAGCTCGTCGGGCGCCGACCCCGCACCGTCGCCGCGCCGCGGGGCGCGTTTGCGTGGGCGACCATCCCGGTCACCGGTTCGGGCATTATCACCGGCATGCCCGACGAAAAGGATGTGCTCAATCTGCCGGGGGTGATCGAGGCGCAGATCGTGCTGCGAAACGGGGACTCGACCGGCGATCTGCACGCCGCGCTGACGCACGCCGCCTATGTCGTGTGCCGCGGAGAGGATCCCGAGCAGGCCGAGACGTTGGCCCGACAGGTTCAGCACCGATGCCGCATCGACGTGGAGCAACAACCGCTAGTCGAGCAGGCCTTGTCGCATCGCCTCGGCGACCGCGGCGGCGCGATCGCTGACGCCGAGCTTCTCGTATAGCCGTTGCACATGGGTCTTGACCGTCGAGGGCGCCACATACAACTCGGCCGCGATCGCGGGGATGCTTTGCCCGCGGGCAATGCGATTGAGGACCTCGCGTTCGCGTGTGCTCAGCGTCGGCGCCGTAGGCGCCGCGCGCTGCCGGATCTCCCCGGCGAGGCCCCCGACCAGCGAAGGCGCCACCACGTCGCGGCCTTTGGCGCAATCGAGCACCGCCTTGACGATCTCGGTGCGCGTCGAATCTTTCAGCAGGAATCCGGCGGCACCTTGTTGCAGCGCCTGGTAGACGATCGCCGATTCGTCGTGCGCCGAGATCAGCAGCACCCGCGTCGGCAACTCGTTGCTTCGCACCGCCGCCGCGACCTGTGCCCCGTCCATCCCGGGCATGCGGTAGTCCAGCAACGCGACGTCGGGCACGTGCGCCTTGATCAACTCCAGCGCGGTCGCGCCGTCGTCGGCCTCGCCGACAACGCTCACCACGCCGCTCAACGACAGCGCACGCACAACGCCTTCGCGAAACAGCGGGTGATCATCGCCGACCACCACACGGACTTTTTCGGGCTTGGGATTGCTCATTTAGGGCCGACCATGGCGACGAGTTTAGCCGGTTGTGGCAAAGACCCGTTAACACTTGAGGGACGACACGATGGGTATGTTGACAGTTTGCTCTGAGGGACTGCCGTGCTCGCGGACGGGACGGCTTGGAAGCTTGTTGGCACTTCTCGGTGCGCCGGACAGAAGCCGGAAGGTGGATCGGTCGGGCGCGCACCCGCAATGCAGGCAAACCCGGCATCGCGACGGGCGCCGTGAGTACGGTGATCCTGTGGTGGTGACCAGCGACGTAGAACTGGATCGGGTGCGCCGGCTGCACCAGATGCGCTCCTACCGGATCGGCTCGGTGTTGCGAATTGGCGTGGTGGTGTTCATGGTCGCCGCCATGCTGGTCGGAACCCGCCGGTCCGAATGGCCCCAGCAAATTGTGCTGATTGTGATCTACGCGTTCACCGCACTGTGTGCCCTTCTGTTGGCGTTTTCGTCATTTCGGCGATGGGTGGGGCTGGGCCCATTGGACGGGATGCGCCGATTCGAGCCGTTCGCTTTCACGGCCATCGACGTGGTCGCCTTGACCGGCTTTCAGCTGCTGTCCACCGATGGGATCTATCCGCTGCTGATCATGACGTTGCTGCCGGTGCTGGTGGGTCTGGACATCTCGTCGCGACGGGCGGCGGTGGTGCTGGCCTTTACGCTCGTCGGATTCGCCGTCGCGGTGATCCAAGACCCGGTGATGGTGCGCGCGATCGGATGGCCGGAAGCGATTTTCCGGTTCGTGCTCTACACGTTTCTGAGCGCCACGGCGCTGGTGGTGGTCCGCATCGAGGAACGCCATACCCACTCGGTCGCCGGTCTGAGCGCCTTGCGGGAGGAGTTGCTTGCCCAGACGATGACGGCTTCGGAGGTCCTGCAGCGCCGGATTTCGGAATCCATTCACGATGGACCGTTGCAAGATGTGTTGGCCGCGCGTCAAGAACTGGTCGAGTTGGATACCGCCAACCCCGGCGATGAGCGGGTCGAACGTGCACTGGCCGCGCTGCACAGCGCGTCGGAACGATTGCGGCAGGCCACTTTCGAGCTGCACCCCGCCGTGCTGGAGCAGGTCGGGTTGGGCGCAGCGGTGGAGCAACTGGCCGCTTTCACCGCGAAGCGTTCGGGCATCAAGATCACCACCGACATCGACTACCCGGTCCGTAGCGACATCGACCCCATCGCGTTCGGTGTGGCTCGTGAGCTGCTGTCCAACGTGGTGCAGCATTCCCAGGCCCACAACGCCTCGGTCACCCTCGGGATCACCGATGCGAGGTGCGTCCTGAGCGTGGCGGACGACGGTGTGGGCATCCGTGGGGACACCATGGCTCGCCGCTTGGGTGAGGGACACATCGGCCTGGCGTCGCATCGGGCCCGTGTCGATGCCGCCGGTGGAACGTTCGTGTTCCTCGACTCACCGGCGGGCACCCATGTCTGCGTGGAGCTTCCGCTTCAGCGTTGACCCGACGCCGCCCGCTGGGAAGCCGGCCGTCACAGCGTGTAGTCCAGGCGGGTCATCATCCCGGCCGCGAGGTGATAGGTGTTGTGGCAGTGCATCACCCAGGTGCCCGGATTGTTGGCGACCAGGACCGCGCTGAGTTTCTGCTTCGGCAGCACGATGACGGTGTCCTTGCGAGCACCGAGGGTGCCGTCGGACTTGATCAGTTGGAAGGTGTGGCCGTGCAGGTGAATTGGGTGAAACATCATGGTGGCGTTGGCAAACGTTAGGGTTGGGCGTTGGCCTGGACGTACGTGCAACGGTGTGGTCTTGCTGTAAGGCTCGCCGTTGATCGTCCAGTCGTACTTCGCCATGGTGCCGCCCAGCACCACCGGAAGGTCGAGGTTGGGTTCGGGTCGACCCAGGTTGGCGGTGGTGGCGGCGGTGAACATCCCGACGGTTCCCACCAGTTTGGTGAGCTCGGCCGGACGAAACTGCGGGTCGGGCGGGCGACCGGCGCCGGTGGACAGCAACGCGCGCGCCAGGGCGTTTTTGCCTTCCGCGACCGCGACCAGTGGGAAGACACCGTCGGCGGCGGTCACGATGACGTCGTATCGTTCGGCCATGCCGACCAGTAGGGCGTCGACCCGGGTGGGAATCACCGGGTAGCCATCGGTGTGGGTGACCGTCATCGAATGCCCGGCCAAAGCGATGCGGAACGCGGTATCGGATGCGGCATTGATGATCCGTATCCGGATTCGCTGGCGTGGCTTGGCGCTGAACGAACTGGCGGCCACCGGAATTCGCCCGTTGATCAGATAGTACGGGTAAGCGATATCCCCGGCGTCGCCGCCGAGCAAGTCGCTGCGGCCAACTTCGCCTTCGGGCATGCCTGGCATCCCGGTCGTCGGGGTTGTCTCCGGCGCCGTGGTGGTCGCGCCTGTCGTGGTGGTCGTGGTGGTGGTGGTGGGTGCAGTCCTGGTCGTCGTGGCTTCCGGGGTGGTGGTCGGCGGGGGCAAGGTCTCGGTGCCGGGTTTGTTGGGGTTGGTCAGCTCGTCGTAGAGCTGTTGCGGGCTCTTGCCCACGCCGTCGGTCCAATCATCAAGGATGACAATCCATTCGGCGTCGTAGCGGACCGGCTCGTTCGGATCATCGACGATGACCGGTAGATACAGGCCCGTGTCGGCGTCCAGGCCGGTGTGCGGATGGGCCCAGTAGGTGCCCGGCTCGGGCACCGAGAACCGATAGGTGAAGGCCTGACCGGCCTCGATGTTCGGGGTGGCGGGCATGGCCCCGTCCATGTCGTTGCGCAGCGCGATGCCGTGCCAATGCACCGACGTCGGATGGTCGAGCCGGTTGGTCACCGTGACGACGAGCTCGTCACCGATGGTGGCCCGGATCAGCGGGCCTGGGATCGAGTGCCCGTAGGCCAGCGTGGTTGCGAGCGGCCCGCCCAGGTCGATCGTCGCCTGCTGGGGGGTCAGGTTGGCGGTGACCGTCCGTCCACTGTGCGGCCGGGCCGCCTCGGCCGCGGCAATCGCGGCGGCCATCGCGGCGGCACCCGATGGCGGGCTTTTGGATTGGCTGCACGAGGCCAGTGCGACGCCCCCGGCGATGCCGGCGAGGATGAAGCCGCGCCTGTTGAGCCGCATGGTGTTGGAGGGGCTACCGCTTGTCGGCACTGCCGGCATTGACCGCTCCTCGTCTTCGTCGATTTCGTGCCCGGCGTCTTACACCCTGCTCAGGTATGCGGTAGATGGCAACCAGGAACCTTGCCGCGCGTTCGCCGCGCGGACGTCGCCGCATTCTCTGCTGCTGGTGTGCGGTGCGCGCGGTGTACGTTCCCTGGTGTCTCAGCTGCACGCGTTCCGGTGCCGGGGATGTGTGATGTGCCTGCCTACGCGCGACAACGGTGGCCTGTCGCTGTGAGGCGGGCACTTTGTCTATCGGTCAGTTCCGGGTACACGTGGGGCCGATGAGGAAGGTGCGACGCCTGGAGCGGTCTGTCAGCACACCCAGACCCGAGGCGAACTTATGGGCGGAGCTAGCCGGCTAATGCCTCCACCCGTGGGCGGCCTGCTCGTCAAAAGTCCGGTCGATGCGCTCGAACCTGCGCCGGATGGAGGCGCGCGAGGCGTGGTGCGGAAGGATGTAGAGGCGGTTGGCCAGGATTGCATCGGCCGTCAATCGGGCTACGGCGTCAACGCTGAGGCTGTCGTCCTGCTGTGGGAGTGGCCCCAGTGTGTTCGTCACACCCGGGGCCGAGGGTCCGCCGTCTGCACCACGGATTCGTCCGGAGTTGGCGACCAGGTTGGTTTCGATGACCATCGGGCACAGCACCGACACTCCGATGCCATGGGCCTTGACCTCGCGGGCCAGCGTCTCGGCGAGGCCGACGACGCCGTACTTGGCGACGCCATATGCCCCGAGGCCGGCGTTGGGTACCAGGCCGGCGAAGGACGCGGTGAACACGACATGCCCGCCGGCGCCCTGCTCGAGCAGCCGCGGCAAGAATGCCTCGACGGTATGAATCGAGCCCCACAGGTCGACATCGATGACAAAGCGCCAATCGTCGTGCGTCATGTCCGCGAGCGCGCCCGCGACGACCACGCCGGCATTGCTGAATACGATCTCGACCCGGCCCAGCAGGCGGAATGCGTCATCGGCGAGCTGGCTGACCTGGTCCAGCTGGCGGACGTCACACCCGAGGTCGTGGGCCTCAAACCCGTTGGTGCGCAACCCCGTCACCGCCCGCTCAAGCCCAGGCTGGTCAACGTCTGCGAGCACCACCCTGGCCCCGCGGCGGGCCAACTCGGTGGCGGTGGCCAAACCGATGCCGCTGGCTCCGCCGGTGACCACCGCCCCGCGGCCGGCAAATCCGTCCATGCAGTGCACCCTATTCAGGCAGCCACCCGCGCCGACGGGCAGGGTGAACAGCAACTCGCTGCGCGAGGGTGAATCTGACGACGTCCCAAGCGCGTGTCGCGTCGTGGCATTCACAGTCGGCGCCTCGGCTGACCGCGATCGGCCGTTTCCCCGGTGAGTCGGGGCGAGGCGCACGGCGGCCTCGGCGGTCAGCGCCTGCGGCAGACGCCGGTGGTGGGGGTTTCCGGCCCGGACGCCCATCCCGCCCGGGTTGAGTGTCCAGCGCCGTCGTTTACTGGTCGTGGGCGGCACCGGATCGGATCGAGCGGAGCATCATATGCGGGAGACAGTCATCGTCGAGGCCGTGCGCACCCCGGTGGGGAAACGCAACGGGGGTTTATCCGGGATGCATGCCGCCGACCTGTCCGCGGTGGTCCTCAACGAACTGGTGGAGCGTGCCGGCATTCGGCCGGAGATCGTCGATGACGTGATCTGGGGCTGTGTCTCCCAGGTCGGCGACCAGTCGAGCAACATCGGCCGCTACGCGGTCCTGGCGGCCGGCTGGCCCGAGAGCATCCCCGCAACCACGGTCAACCGGGCCTGTGGATCAAGCCAGCAGGCCCTCGACTTCGCGGTGCACGCGGTCATGTCGGGCCAACAGGATGTCGTGGTGGCCGGCGGTGTCGAGGTCATGAGCCGAGTTCCGCTGGGCGCGGCCCGGTCGACCGGGATGCCCTACGGTCCGAAAGTCCTTGCCCGCTATGGCGATTTCCCCTTCAACCAGGGGATATCGGCGGAGCTGATCGCCAAGAAATGGGGATTTTCGCGCGTTCAGCTCGACGAGTACTCGGTGTTGTCCCATGAACGGGCCGCCGCGGCTCAGGACAGCGGCGCCTTCACCGATCAGATCGTCCCTGTCTTCGTCGATGACGCGACGGTCGTCGTCGCGGACGAGGGTGTGCGGCGCGAGACCAGCGTCGAGAAGCTGGCGGCGCTGAAGCCCGCGTTCGTCGACGACGGGGTTATCCACGCGGGCAATTCCTCGCAAATCTCCGACGGCGCGGCCGCGCTGCTGGTGACCACCTCGGCGTTAGCGCTCGAGCTGGGGTTGACGCCGATGGTGCGCTACCGGGCGGGCGCGGTCACCGGGGCGGATCCGGTGCTCATGCTCACCGGTCCCATTCCGGCGACCGCGAAGGTGCTGATCAAGGCCGGTGTTGCGCTGGCGGAGGTGGGCGTGTTCGAGGTCAACGAGGCTTTTGCGCCGGTGCCGCTGGCCTGGCTTGCCGAAACCGGAGCCGATCCGCGCCGTCTGAATCCGTTGGGCGGGGCCATCTCCCTGGGCCATCCGTTGGGCGCGTCCGGTGCGGTGCTGATGACCCGCATGGTGCATCACATGCGCGACAACGGGATTCGCTACGGGCTGCAGACGATGTGTGAGGGCGGCGGCACCGCTAACGCCACCGTGGTCGAGCTGGTGACCTGAGCCGAGTGGTCTCGGTCGTCAGTTCGTCGCGGGACGGAACCGCGGTGACCCCGCATGCGGCCGCGGTGCGACCCGGTGCGCAAGGCGCACGTTCCCGCTTGTCTCACCCGCCTCACGCGTCGCGGCACGGTAGGGATACGCGATGTGCCCGCCTAGCAGCGACAACCGTGGCTGTCGCGGGTAGGCGGGCACTTTGCATGGCGGCCGTACCGGGTACACGTGGGGCAGACGAGGAAGGTGCGACGCCAGGAGCCGAGCGAGAGACCTAAGCCGCTGCCCCGATCCGTCCTCAGTCGTTGAGGGGCCACCAGTTAGCCCGCCCGATCATCGCCGCCAGGGCGGGCACCGTGATGGTGCGCACCACGAAGGTATCGATCAACAGGCCCACACCGATGATGAACCCGGTTTGCACCATGGTCGAGATGCTGCCGAACAACAGGCCGAACATTGAGGCGGCGAAGATGATTCCGGCCGACGTGATCACCCCACCCGTCGCGCGGACGGCACGAATGATGCCGGAGCGGATGCCGGAGGTTGACTCCTCACGAATTCGGGTGATCAACAACAGGTTGTAGTCCGCCCCGACGGCGACCAGCACGATGAACGCCGTCGGTGGCACATTCGACGAGATCGCTTGATGGAGGATGAACTGGAAGAAGGCGACCCCCACGCCCAAGGCGGACAGATACGACAGCACCACGGAAGCGATGAGATATAGCGGGGCCACGATCGCCCGTAGTAGCGCGATCAGAATGCAGAACACGATGACAAGGGTCGCAATGACGATCAGTGAAAGGTCGTCGTAGTAGTAATTGCGGATCGCGCTGTACATCGGGGTGGTGCCGACCATCGATATCGAGGCATCCGACAGTGAGGTGTTTGGCTGCGCGCCCCGAGCCGTATCGAGAATCGCTTTCACTTGGTCCATCGCGGCCGTGCTGAACGGATCGAACTTCGTCTCGACGACGTAACGCGCCGAATGCCCGTCGGGCGAGATGAACATCTTCGCCGCGTTGTTGAAGTCGTCCGAGTTGAGCACCTGCGGTGGGATGTACATGCCCGCCATCGAGGAGTGGGAGGCGTCGCGTTTCATCGACAGCAGCAGGCTGGCCGCCTCGTTCATGCCCAGACCCATTTGTTTGGTCTGGTCGACAAGCATCCGGACGCCCGCGGCCAGTCGTTGGCTGCCGTCGGTCAGCGCGTCGATACCTTGCTGCAGCCGGACAATCGCCGGTCGCGCGCCGGCGGGGCTAGTGATGCCGGCTGCGCGCAGGCTGTCGCCCGTCGTTGCCAGCAGGGTGTTCAGTTGCTGCACCGTGGACTGCAGGTTTTGTGCCAGGGCTTGCACGGCGTCCAATGCACCGTTGTTACCCGCGTGGACGAGCTGCCCGAGGTGGGAGCGGCCGGCGCTGCATGCGGGGTCGGCGCTGCATTGCGCGCTGTTGTTCAACGCGTCGAGCATGGGACCCGCCGAGTCGACGACGCTGGTGACGAGCATCAACGCGGATCCGTTGGTGTTCGCCAGCCCGCGGATGGTGTGCAGCAGTTGTTCTGTCGTGACGAGCTGCTGCTGCAACCGATTCAGCGTCGTGGCGAGCCCGGCCATCGACCCGCTAGCGCTGCGGACTTGGTCGCGAACCTTGGCGAGGCTTGCCGCGAGTTCGTCGGCGCCAGTCGTCAGTGCGTCGAGGTCGTCGGTTCGGTCGCTGATCTGTGTCGAGGCATTCTGCAGCTCGGCCCCGACCGCCCCGGCTTGAAAGCTGAGCCTGGCCTGATCAAGCGGTTGGCCGGCAGGTCGGGTAATGCCGCGCACCGCAGCGATATTGGGCAGCTGCGACACGCGTTGCGCCATGTGGTCCAGGTCGGCCAAGTCCCGCGAGGTGCGCATGTCATGGGGTGAGTGAACGTAGATGTATTGCGGCAGCAGCGTACTCGTCGAAAAGTGCGCCTCCATCGCCGCAAAGCCGGCATTGCTCGGCGCCGACCGCGGCAACTGCAGGCGGTCGTTGAAGGTGGGGCGCAGGAAGGCCGCGCAGGACGCCAGCGCGA comes from the Mycobacterium shinjukuense genome and includes:
- a CDS encoding ATP-grasp domain-containing protein encodes the protein MSIHESRRQHLVLVDTYGPSASRLAPAFQAAGYLPIRVQSTPETPRLYRNCPDPFRYTFEFIHRGSVAETVNAILPFHPVAVIAGCDHGVELADALSEALHPLTGAPTNGTALSAARRDKYLMIERIKECGLRGARQITVHSEDQLWEWHTRLGGMAILKPLRSAANDGVSWCRTPEDSIRAFRRLNGRTNVVNLPNDGVVAQEYLIGAEYLVNTVSREGLHHVCDIWKTHRISANGVADLVVACHLLPFRGEVQDRLVPYALDVLDALDIRYGAAHIEIKMTPDGPCLVEVGARVAGQDLPGYTAMATGESQIEWLVDAYTDPDRFRQRHGRPYELVRSVAWALMVAPRSGVLACYRGLDAIKALESFYEMRLLVQPGQRLHRTIDDSTYPVSLTLMHEVDEILLRDLATLRYLDGEGFYELTDGP
- a CDS encoding SDR family NAD(P)-dependent oxidoreductase, whose protein sequence is MSTSLAGKVVLVTGGGSGIGRSTACRFARAGATVVVSGRTLEPLRETVSLVTAEGGTAEALRANTVDEDDVTQLIDTIVKRHGALHIACNNAGVPGAGRATDGYSLDQWKHIVDTNLQGVWLSMKHEIAHMRTNSGGAIVNVASIAGVVGYYHAAPYAASKHGVVGLTRAAAIDHATEGIRVNAVCPGPVLTPMLAQAKAERGPQADEFYLSHIPLGRLGTPEDVANAVVWLASDEAAYITGQALAVDGGWTAQ
- a CDS encoding alpha-ketoacid dehydrogenase subunit beta, with the protein product MTYAEAVNDALRQEMRRDERVVVLGEDVAAYGGIFGATKGLLDEFGPRRVVDTPISENGIVGAAIGMAMAGLRPVVEIMYSDFLCLALDSLANAAGVYPFVSHGKVGVPLVVRTQGGPGGGAGPQHSKSLEQWTAHLPGLHTVMPSDAADAKGLLTAAIRSDDPVVLFEHKGLYASEDLVPEGEHVTPLGTARVLHHGSDVTIIAMAGMVRYALDAAASLSTAGVHAEVVDVRSLRPLDTETLVASARKTGRVVVAAETWLRYGPTAEIAAVIAEEAFEDLHAPVARVGALAVPYPASPHLESAVLRGGDHIVRAAQRLMATRRARARVPAREHT
- a CDS encoding thiamine pyrophosphate-dependent dehydrogenase E1 component subunit alpha, yielding MTCVSAGPVSVLPDRLELYRRMWVLRLLDVALEELRVEGLIKGPMHVGFGQEAAGIGATAALRKGDVTTATHRPHAQYVGLGLPLGPTIAEMMGRADGQCGGRGGHMLITDPEHGLLAPSGIVGHSLLLAVGHAYSQLLAEDGRVTLCVTGDGAVNSGAFNEAANMAAVWQLPVVIFVENNQYALSVRLDQHVRETQLYRRAAGYGMPGVRVDGNDVEAVYHGVRDAVHRARAGGGPTLVEAVTYRNALFSGSDRGGYRDPAEAERWRDPLVVTRQRLIDAGTPIARVREVERAARRLVEDAVAFAKASPWPDPAELVEQARKWDGRAEAGRWLR
- a CDS encoding ATP-grasp domain-containing protein, which gives rise to MIVVLSACRPRLEDHLTKRGEEIIAIIPESIREARESAHPGYPIRTVEHFDDYTTLAGLAVELEALGVTAVATIDEPCVRAAAFLRGLLDVPGQDHNSAVACTDKWMMKRRLSAAGIPVAEHRLVRNAWQIRAFLDETAADIVVKPRYGFATINTHRVSRDNVEQLASAGAFDPPAGLPEWIHATSLVADIGRVGCLAERFVDVVGEYHCELLRHEDAEVHCLAARYFTPVLSNHAYGSVFLDPDSDEAIRVCELTRAAASALGLTHGFGHCEILRDRDGRWLLGEFAARPGGLLIPRTLQLTYGVDNLDLLADQLVGRRPRTVAAPRGAFAWATIPVTGSGIITGMPDEKDVLNLPGVIEAQIVLRNGDSTGDLHAALTHAAYVVCRGEDPEQAETLARQVQHRCRIDVEQQPLVEQALSHRLGDRGGAIADAELLV
- the narL gene encoding two-component system response regulator NarL — translated: MSNPKPEKVRVVVGDDHPLFREGVVRALSLSGVVSVVGEADDGATALELIKAHVPDVALLDYRMPGMDGAQVAAAVRSNELPTRVLLISAHDESAIVYQALQQGAAGFLLKDSTRTEIVKAVLDCAKGRDVVAPSLVGGLAGEIRQRAAPTAPTLSTREREVLNRIARGQSIPAIAAELYVAPSTVKTHVQRLYEKLGVSDRAAAVAEAMRQGLLD